In Thioalkalivibrio paradoxus ARh 1, the following are encoded in one genomic region:
- a CDS encoding VOC family protein, which yields MINIRQKIVPHLWFDTQAREAAGFYCSVFPDSGITHVTTLQDTPSGDCEVVSFTLWGYSFLAINAGPLFKFNPSVSFMVNFDPSRDLDARARIDEVWATLSEGGKVLMPLDRYPFSERYGWVQDRFGLSWQLILSDPEGEERPPVIPSLLFVGDVYGQAEAASDFYLSVFGDARRGQLARYPAGMEPDREGAVMFTDFMLEGQWFAAMDSAREHDFAFNEAISFVVNCADQNEIDRLWVTLSAFPEAEQCGWLKDRYGLSWQIVPEELSTMMQDPDQERVNRVTQAVLEMKKCDLAALRGAYDGR from the coding sequence ATGATCAACATCCGGCAGAAAATCGTTCCACACCTCTGGTTCGACACGCAGGCCAGGGAAGCGGCGGGGTTCTATTGCTCGGTCTTCCCCGATTCCGGCATCACGCACGTGACCACGTTGCAGGACACGCCCTCGGGCGACTGCGAGGTCGTGTCGTTCACGCTGTGGGGATACTCGTTCCTGGCGATCAACGCGGGACCGCTGTTTAAGTTCAACCCATCGGTCTCGTTCATGGTCAACTTCGACCCCTCGCGGGATCTCGACGCGAGAGCGCGCATCGACGAGGTGTGGGCAACGCTCTCCGAGGGCGGAAAGGTCCTGATGCCCCTCGATCGCTATCCGTTCAGCGAGCGCTATGGCTGGGTTCAGGACCGGTTCGGCCTCTCATGGCAGCTCATTCTCAGCGATCCCGAGGGCGAGGAGCGACCGCCCGTCATTCCATCGCTGTTGTTTGTCGGGGATGTTTACGGTCAGGCGGAAGCAGCCTCCGACTTCTACCTGTCGGTGTTTGGAGATGCGCGGCGGGGGCAGCTGGCGCGCTACCCCGCCGGTATGGAGCCCGACCGGGAGGGCGCGGTGATGTTCACCGACTTCATGTTGGAGGGCCAGTGGTTCGCCGCCATGGACAGCGCCCGCGAGCACGATTTCGCCTTCAACGAGGCCATCTCGTTCGTGGTGAACTGCGCCGATCAGAACGAGATCGACAGGCTTTGGGTGACGCTTTCGGCCTTTCCGGAGGCCGAGCAGTGTGGTTGGCTCAAGGACCGCTACGGGCTGTCCTGGCAGATCGTTCCTGAGGAGCTATCCACCATGATGCAGGACCCGGATCAGGAGCGGGTGAACCGGGTGACCCAGGCCGTTCTCGAAATGAAGAAGTGCGATCTCGCTGCCCTGCGAGGTGCCTACGATGGCCGGTAG
- a CDS encoding AAC(3)-I family aminoglycoside N-acetyltransferase, with amino-acid sequence MAADPASPQQVSSFVVRRLGPADRRSMHALLDLFAEVFGEPATYSDARPPPDYLDRLLARREFIALSAEVDGAVVGGLAAYVLDKFERLRSEVYIYDLAVAAACRRRGIATALIRRTQTIAAELGAWVVFVQADRTDAAAIALYSGLGKREDVLHFDLPVLPLDRRLADRPGGPPHAPRRKPPA; translated from the coding sequence ATGGCGGCTGATCCGGCAAGCCCGCAGCAGGTCTCGTCGTTCGTTGTCCGTCGTCTCGGGCCGGCGGATCGAAGGTCGATGCACGCCTTGCTCGACCTCTTTGCCGAAGTGTTCGGGGAACCTGCAACCTACTCGGACGCGCGACCGCCACCCGACTACCTCGACCGCCTGCTGGCGCGCAGGGAGTTCATCGCCCTGAGTGCGGAAGTCGACGGCGCGGTGGTCGGCGGCCTGGCCGCCTATGTGCTGGACAAGTTCGAACGCCTTCGCAGCGAGGTCTACATCTACGATCTCGCGGTGGCAGCCGCTTGCCGGCGGCGCGGCATCGCCACCGCGCTGATCCGCCGCACGCAGACGATCGCCGCCGAACTCGGTGCCTGGGTGGTGTTCGTTCAGGCCGACCGCACCGACGCTGCGGCCATCGCGCTCTACAGCGGGCTTGGCAAGCGCGAGGACGTGCTGCACTTCGACTTGCCCGTCCTGCCCCTCGATCGGCGCCTCGCGGATCGTCCCGGCGGACCCCCGCACGCGCCTCGGCGCAAACCTCCCGCGTGA
- a CDS encoding SRPBCC family protein produces the protein MSTETTDRSVRLHRILRAPPERVYRAFLEPEAIAKWNAPHGFTARVHEVDARVGGGYRMSFINFATGTRHDFGGEYRELVPGRRIVVSDRFDDPALGGEITLTVTLEPVSCGTALHILQEGLPDVIPLDLCTLGWQESLTLLAYLVEPEIPDGG, from the coding sequence ATGTCCACTGAAACGACTGATCGCAGTGTCCGCCTGCATCGCATCCTGCGCGCGCCGCCCGAGCGCGTGTACCGCGCGTTTCTGGAACCCGAGGCCATCGCCAAGTGGAACGCACCCCACGGCTTCACCGCGCGTGTGCACGAGGTGGACGCCCGCGTGGGCGGTGGCTACCGCATGAGCTTCATCAATTTCGCGACCGGCACCCGCCACGACTTCGGCGGCGAGTATCGTGAACTCGTCCCCGGCCGGCGCATTGTCGTCAGCGACCGCTTCGACGACCCGGCGCTGGGCGGCGAAATCACGCTCACGGTCACCCTGGAACCGGTCTCCTGCGGCACCGCGCTGCACATCCTTCAGGAAGGACTGCCAGACGTGATTCCACTGGATCTCTGCACGCTCGGCTGGCAGGAATCGCTGACCCTGCTCGCCTACCTGGTCGAGCCCGAGATCCCCGATGGCGGCTGA
- a CDS encoding YciI family protein has product MNFLLLILEEHGDRDARSDAEGQALYDEMLAFGAELDARGQLLASESLRPDRHGVRVRSREAKTRFIDGPFVESREMIGGFFLIDCADRDEAVEWAARCPAARFATVEVRECAPCYQR; this is encoded by the coding sequence ATGAATTTCCTGCTGCTGATCCTCGAAGAACACGGCGACCGCGACGCCCGCAGCGACGCCGAGGGCCAGGCGCTGTACGACGAAATGCTCGCCTTCGGCGCCGAACTCGACGCCCGTGGCCAGTTGCTCGCCAGCGAATCGCTGCGCCCCGACCGCCACGGCGTGCGCGTCCGCAGCCGCGAGGCCAAGACCCGCTTCATCGACGGGCCGTTCGTCGAATCCCGCGAGATGATCGGCGGATTCTTCCTGATCGACTGTGCCGACCGCGACGAAGCGGTCGAGTGGGCCGCGCGTTGCCCGGCCGCACGGTTCGCCACGGTCGAGGTGCGCGAATGCGCGCCCTGCTACCAACGCTGA
- a CDS encoding VOC family protein gives MAANPVVWFEIPTQDIARARAFYQAVLGVTLTRADTSTFAPGTEVWMFPMDEHLPGCAGALVQGPENPVGPGGSIVYFACDDCGVEAERVAGAGGSIETPKEAIGEYGFCVVARDPDGNRFGLHSMR, from the coding sequence ATGGCCGCCAACCCCGTTGTCTGGTTCGAGATTCCGACGCAGGACATCGCCCGCGCCCGCGCGTTCTACCAAGCCGTGTTGGGCGTGACGCTCACTCGCGCCGACACCAGCACCTTCGCTCCCGGCACTGAGGTCTGGATGTTTCCGATGGACGAGCATCTGCCCGGGTGCGCGGGCGCGCTGGTGCAGGGGCCGGAGAACCCGGTCGGCCCCGGCGGCAGCATCGTCTACTTCGCCTGCGACGACTGTGGGGTCGAGGCCGAACGCGTCGCCGGCGCCGGCGGCTCGATCGAAACTCCAAAGGAAGCGATCGGAGAATACGGCTTCTGCGTCGTTGCGCGCGATCCGGACGGCAATCGCTTTGGCCTCCACTCGATGCGCTGA
- a CDS encoding S9 family peptidase, whose protein sequence is MYQLALTLSLLMLAAVALPASAENAERGTPPLLDIELFFKDPQYSAARISPDGETVAFRSHHAGALNLWVKAVDEPFDQARPVTAHARSVGRHFWSRDGRFLLYAQDRDGDENFEIRAVDPFAEPSSDSEVPPSRGLAGAEGARAIVYHLPRDEPDVMYVGLNDRDPSLHDVFRVHIAAGERELVLRNDAGIQRWHFDQGRLRKASRTTADGSTEILRVSGEGELGEVIYQCSVEESCSLTRFHPDGQRIYLRTNAGQRDLVELVLFDPDSREEQLVHQDPEREVDLGRAIFSQQDDRLLATVYAGDRQRIYAHDEDFATHLDRLQELLPEGNLDITSTSRDEARWTVALTRDIDPGTVYLYDTADMALSELYRVRPDLPSEHLAQMEPIRYTARDGTEIPAYLTLPPGQKPRNLPVVVHPHGGPWLRDTWGYRGSVQFLANRGYAVLQPNFRGSSGYGKEFLNAGNRGWGTGVMQHDITDGVKHLIDEGVADPDRIAIYGASYGGFATLAGLAFTPDLYAAGVSVVGPSNIITLVESFPAYWHPGIARWQRRVGDPEDPEDRERLKAQSPLFSAQHIRAPLMVVHGANDPRVVQAESDQIVRVLRDSGHDVAYYLAPDEGHGLVDETNRLAVMAALEDFLAEHLGGRLQDAHPPRVEERREALRVDLSALD, encoded by the coding sequence ATGTACCAGCTGGCGCTGACCCTTTCCCTTCTGATGCTGGCCGCGGTCGCGCTCCCGGCATCGGCCGAGAACGCCGAGCGAGGCACGCCGCCCCTGCTCGACATCGAGCTCTTCTTCAAGGATCCGCAGTACAGCGCGGCGCGCATCTCACCCGACGGAGAGACCGTCGCGTTTCGCAGCCACCATGCGGGCGCGCTGAACCTCTGGGTCAAAGCCGTCGACGAACCCTTCGATCAGGCGCGACCGGTGACCGCCCACGCCCGTTCGGTGGGCCGCCATTTCTGGAGCCGCGACGGGCGTTTTCTGCTCTACGCCCAGGATCGCGACGGCGACGAGAACTTCGAGATCAGGGCCGTGGATCCCTTCGCCGAACCCTCCTCCGATTCGGAGGTGCCGCCTTCGCGCGGGCTGGCCGGTGCGGAAGGCGCCCGGGCCATCGTGTATCACCTGCCCCGCGACGAACCCGACGTGATGTACGTGGGACTCAACGATCGTGATCCTTCGCTGCACGACGTATTTCGTGTCCATATCGCCGCGGGGGAGCGGGAACTGGTGCTACGCAACGATGCCGGTATCCAGCGCTGGCACTTCGATCAGGGCCGCCTGCGCAAGGCGTCGCGCACCACGGCGGACGGCAGCACCGAGATCCTGCGTGTGAGTGGCGAGGGGGAACTCGGCGAAGTGATCTACCAGTGCAGCGTCGAGGAATCCTGCAGCCTCACGCGCTTTCATCCCGATGGACAGCGAATCTATCTGCGCACCAACGCCGGGCAACGTGACCTCGTCGAGCTGGTGCTGTTCGACCCTGATAGCCGCGAGGAGCAGCTGGTGCACCAGGATCCCGAGCGGGAGGTGGACCTGGGGCGTGCGATCTTCTCGCAGCAGGACGATCGCCTGCTCGCGACGGTCTACGCGGGGGATCGCCAGCGCATTTATGCCCACGATGAGGACTTTGCGACCCACCTTGACCGGCTGCAGGAGTTGCTGCCTGAGGGCAACCTCGACATCACCTCCACGAGCCGCGACGAGGCGCGCTGGACCGTGGCGCTGACGCGCGACATCGACCCCGGCACGGTCTATCTCTACGACACCGCGGACATGGCGCTGAGCGAGCTCTACCGCGTGCGCCCGGACTTGCCGAGCGAGCACCTGGCGCAGATGGAGCCGATACGCTACACCGCCCGCGACGGCACCGAGATTCCAGCGTACCTGACCCTGCCGCCTGGGCAGAAGCCCCGCAACCTGCCGGTCGTCGTGCACCCCCACGGCGGGCCATGGCTGCGAGATACCTGGGGATACCGCGGCTCGGTCCAGTTTCTCGCCAACCGCGGCTATGCGGTGCTGCAACCCAATTTCCGCGGCTCATCGGGCTACGGCAAGGAATTCCTGAACGCCGGCAACCGCGGCTGGGGCACCGGAGTCATGCAACACGACATCACCGATGGCGTGAAACACCTGATCGACGAAGGCGTTGCCGATCCCGACCGGATCGCGATCTACGGGGCCTCATACGGCGGCTTCGCAACCCTCGCGGGTCTGGCGTTCACGCCCGACCTCTACGCGGCCGGCGTCTCGGTGGTCGGACCCTCGAACATCATCACGCTGGTCGAGTCCTTTCCCGCCTACTGGCACCCGGGCATCGCGCGCTGGCAACGGCGGGTCGGCGACCCCGAGGATCCGGAAGACCGGGAGCGGCTGAAGGCGCAGTCCCCCCTGTTCTCGGCCCAGCACATCCGTGCACCGCTGATGGTTGTTCACGGCGCCAACGATCCGCGCGTGGTCCAGGCCGAGTCCGACCAGATCGTGCGCGTTCTCAGGGATTCCGGTCACGACGTGGCGTACTACCTGGCCCCCGACGAGGGCCACGGACTGGTCGACGAGACCAACCGCCTGGCGGTGATGGCAGCGCTGGAGGACTTCCTCGCCGAGCACCTGGGCGGCCGGCTCCAGGACGCGCACCCACCGAGGGTCGAGGAGCGCCGCGAGGCGCTGCGAGTGGACCTTTCCGCGTTGGATTGA